CGCGATCGGTGCGGTGGCGACTAGCGCCGCGCTCGCCGTCGCGGTCGAGGTCGCCTCGCGAAGCGTGCGCGTGGAGCTCGTCCGCACCGCATCTGCTCTCGTCGGAGCGTCCGATGTCGAGGTCATCGGACCGAAGCGCGGAGTTGCCGAGGAGCTTGTCGAGCGGGTCCGCTCGGTCCCCGGCGTGCTCGAGGCATCGCCGCTGATCGGCGAGACCGTCCGGATCGTCACGTCCGATCCGGCGGGTGTGCCCCTCCACGTGCTCGGCGTCGATCTGTTGGCCGAGCGCAAGAGCTTCGACTTCGAGGTCGAGAGGGAGAAGGCGGTCATCCGCGACCCCCTCTCACTGCTCGCAAGCCCCGACTCGATCCTGATCACTGCGACGCTGGCGCAGCGGCTCGGCCTCGAGCTCGGGGCGACCCTGCCGATACGCGCGGCTACCGGCGGGCACGAGCTCGAGATCGCGGGCCTGATCACCGACGGGGATTTCGGACGCGCCTACCGCGGGCAGATCGCAGTCATGGACGTGTATGCCTTGCAGCAGCTCGTCGCTGCTGAAGGCTTCGTCGATCGGATCGACCTCGTCGTCGAGCGCGACGAGCGCGAGCAGGTGATCGAGCGCGTGCAGACGGCGATCGGGTCGCGAGCGACGGTGCGGCGAGCGACGCGGTCGGAGGGCGTGGTGCAGGCGATCTTCGGAACGCTGGACGCGCTGCTCTGGAGCGTACCCGCCCTCGGCATCCTGCTCGCGTCGGTCCTCTCGTACGCGGCGATCTCGCAGCTCGTCCGAGCGCGCGTGCGGCGGCTGGCGCTGATGCAGTGCGTGGGCGTGACGACGCGCGGGCTCTTCGCGCTGGTGCTGCTGGACGCGCTCTTCCTGTCCGCGCTCGGAGTCGTCGTGGGCATGAGCGGCGGAGTGCTTCTGTCGCCCACTCTGGTGCGGGCGTTCTCGCTTCTGTCGGAGCACATCGGAGACGTCGAGATCGATGCCCTCTCGCTCGCGCCATCCACCCTGGCGATGGCCTTCACCGTCTGGCTCGGCGTCGCGCTCGCGGCGGCGATTCCGCCAGCGCTGCGCGTGGCGCGGAGCTCGCCGCTCGCGGTCATGACGAACAGCCAGGCGCCGGAGGGCGTCGGTCCGGTTCGACGGAGGTCGCTTCTTCACGTGGCGGCAACCGCGATCGCGATCGCGGCGCTCTGTTTCGCGCCGGGCGCGATGGGCGCACTGTCCCGCCTGCTCTGGATCGTCTTGCTCGGGCTACTCG
This portion of the Deltaproteobacteria bacterium genome encodes:
- a CDS encoding FtsX-like permease family protein, with product MRSVVGERIATALTYLTISRRMNLFRHRGLAALAIGAVATSAALAVAVEVASRSVRVELVRTASALVGASDVEVIGPKRGVAEELVERVRSVPGVLEASPLIGETVRIVTSDPAGVPLHVLGVDLLAERKSFDFEVEREKAVIRDPLSLLASPDSILITATLAQRLGLELGATLPIRAATGGHELEIAGLITDGDFGRAYRGQIAVMDVYALQQLVAAEGFVDRIDLVVERDEREQVIERVQTAIGSRATVRRATRSEGVVQAIFGTLDALLWSVPALGILLASVLSYAAISQLVRARVRRLALMQCVGVTTRGLFALVLLDALFLSALGVVVGMSGGVLLSPTLVRAFSLLSEHIGDVEIDALSLAPSTLAMAFTVWLGVALAAAIPPALRVARSSPLAVMTNSQAPEGVGPVRRRSLLHVAATAIAIAALCFAPGAMGALSRLLWIVLLGLLALILSGTDVLRQLVSSSRPLLARAPRIGGLIGLSILARPVGAATSMAAIATVVGLLVGLLSIVQSAVGSMDEWVARRFDGSAAIYAGAPNSGFGGESIAQPLVEAIRETPGVDDLALFFTATIPVGGLEIPAQAVSSRVLLRRGALHPDDTPPT